The following proteins are co-located in the Triticum aestivum cultivar Chinese Spring chromosome 1A, IWGSC CS RefSeq v2.1, whole genome shotgun sequence genome:
- the LOC123046356 gene encoding probable N-succinyldiaminopimelate aminotransferase DapC, with translation MEGGSTPPWPYPNVASCQATPTVELGGAVEVGASEQPMEEKLSEASKRAAPSPIQQLSHLAQRVGAVNLAEGFPDFPAPAHVKAAAAAAIAADLNQYRHVQGVCDVLAATMKRDHGFDVDPLTDFAICCGQSEAFAAAVFAIIDPGDEVLLFDPAYETYQTCIELARGVPVYVPLDPPSWTLDADKFLKSFTSRTKAVVLNSPHNPTGKVFSKEELLIISQACQQMDCFAITDEVYEYITYDENKHISLASLPGMQQRTIITSSLSKTYSVTGWRIGWACAAANIATAIRNIHVKLTDSAPAPFQEAALIALTSTPDYYESLKKDYAERRDFILQLLKNYGFHISFKPQGSVFVFAELPKSWQISDIDFVTNLINNAGVAAVPGRGFFHTDADDQSYHHRYVRFAFCKSDETLKAAAQKMMKLVKSNEKVPHDTQSFCVSKKGRNEHVTK, from the exons atggaaggagggagtactccaCCTTGGCCTTATCCAAACGTTGCGAGCTGCCAAGCGACTCCAACAGTCGAACTAGGTGGAGCAGTCGAGGTCGGCGCGAGCGAGCAACCAATGGAGGAGAAGCTGTCAGAGGCGTCGAAGCGGGCGGCCCCGTCGCCCATCCAGCAGCTCTCCCACCTCGCGCAGCGCGTCGGGGCCGTCAACCTCGCCGAGGGGTTCCCCGACTTCCCCGCGCCCGCCCACGtcaaggccgccgccgccgccgccatcgccgccgaccTCAACCAGTACAG GCATGTGCAGGGAGTCTGCGACGTCCTCGCGGCGACCATGAAACGGGACCACGGCTTCGATGTCGACCCCCTCACGGACTTCGCCATCTGCTGCGGGCAATCCGAGGCCTTTGCCGCGGCAGTATTTGCAA TTATAGACCCAGGGGATGAGGTTCTCCTCTTTGACCCGGCTTACGAAACGTATCAAACATGCATTGAGCTGGCCCGGGGCGTCCCT GTGTATGTGCCATTGGATCCACCTTCTTGGACACTGGATGCGGATAAATTTCTGAAGTCGTTTACTAGTCGGACAAAGGCAGTGGTCTTAAATAG CCCACATAATCCAACAGGAAAGGTCTTTAGCAAGGAGGAATTGCTTATTATTTCTCAAGCTTGTCAGCAAATGGACTGCTTTGCAATAACTGACGAG GTTTATGAGTATATTACTTATGATGAGAACAAGCATATCTCTCTGGCTTCTCTTCCAGGAATGCAACAGAGGACAATCATCACATCCTCACTGTCAAAAACATACAGTGTAACTG GTTGGAGAATTGGTTGGGCTTGTGCTGCAGCAAACATAGCCACAGCAATAAGAAATATCCATGTCAAACTGACAGATTCAGCTCCTGCACCATTCCAAGAAGCTGCATTGATTGCGCTAACCAGCACACCAGACTACTATGAGTCCCTTAAAAAA GACTATGCAGAGAGAAGAGACTTCATTCTTCAGTTACTGAAAAATTATGGTTTCCACATTAGCTTCAAGCCACAAGGTTCAGTCTTTGTGTTTGCTGAGTTGCCCAAGTCCTGGCAAATTTCCGAC ATAGATTTCGTGACGAACTTGATTAACAATGCTGGTGTGGCGGCAGTACCTGGTCGTGGCTTCTTCCACACAGATGCCGACGACCAAAGTTACCATCACCGTTATGTGAGGTTTGCTTTTTGCAAGAGCGATGAGACCCTCAAGGCTGCTGCCCAGAAGATGATGAAGCTGGTTAAAAGCAACGAAAAAGTGCCACATGACACACAAAGCTTTTGCGTGTCCAAGAAAGGAAG GAATGAACATGTTACCAAGTAA
- the LOC123046372 gene encoding type III polyketide synthase A: MSGLGGVGSIGGGGNGRSQGLGGKAKLLALGKGLPEQVLPQEKLVETYLQDTSCDDPATRAKLERLCKTTTVRTRYTVMSKELLDEHPELKTEGTPTLTPRLDICNAAVLELGAAAARAALGEWGRPAADITHLVYISSSELRLPGGDLFLATRLGLSPNTVRTSLLFLGCSGGAAALRTAKDIAENNPGSRVLVIAAETTVLGFRPPSPDRPYDLVGAALFGDGASAAIIGASPIKAEEDPFLELEFSTQEFLPGTDKVIDGKISEEGINFKLGRDLPEKIESRIEGFCRILMDKVGIKEFNDVFWAVHPGGPAILNRLEVCLQLEPDKLKISRKALMNYGNVSSNTVFYVLEYLRDELKKGAIREEWGLILAFGPGITFEGLLVRGIN, translated from the exons ATGTCTGGCCTTGGTGGAGTCGGGAGCATTGGCGGAGGCGGCAACGGCAGAAGCCAAGGCTTGGGGGGCAAGGCCAAGCTGCTCGCGCTCGGCAAGGGACTCCCTGAACAAGTTCTACCCCAGGAGAAGCTCGTGGAGACCTACCTCCAGGACACCAGCTGCGACGATCCCGCCACCAGGGCCAAGCTCGAACGCCTCT GCAAGACCACAACAGTGAGGACAAGGTACACTGTCATGTCGAAGGAGCTCCTGGATGAACACCCAGAATTGAAGACAGAAGGCACTCCAACATTGACGCCACGGCTTGACATCTGCAATGCCGCGGTGCTTGAACTTGGTGCTGCTGCAGCTCGTGCCGCCCTTGGTGAGTGGGGCCGTCCGGCAGCTGATATTACCCACCTGGTCTACATCTCCTCCAGCGAGCTTCGCCTCCCAGGGGGTGATCTTTTCCTGGCAACCCGTCTTGGCCTCTCTCCAAACACAGTGCGCACATCCCTTCTCTTCCTTGGCTGCTCAGGTGGTGCTGCCGCCCTCCGCACTGCCAAGGACATTGCAGAGAACAACCCAGGGAGCCGTGTCCTTGTAATAGCGGCGGAGACAACTGTGTTGGGCTTCCGGCCGCCAAGCCCTGATCGTCCTTATGACCTTGTTGGTGCTGCTCTGTTTGGTGATGGTGCATCAGCTGCAATTATTGGAGCAAGCCCTATCAAAGCAGAAGAGGATCCTTTCTTGGAGCTTGAGTTCTCAACCCAGGAGTTCCTACCAGGGACAGACAAGGTAATTGATGGCAAAATCTCAGAGGAAGGGATTAACTTCAAACTGGGGCGTGATTTGCCTGAAAAGATTGAAAGCCGCATAGAAGGCTTCTGCAGGATACTCATGGACAAGGTTGGGATAAAGGAGTTCAATGATGTATTTTGGGCTGTGCATCCCGGTGGACCAGCAATATTGAACAGGCTGGAGGTTTGTCTTCAACTTGAGCCAGATAAACTCAAGATCAGTAGAAAGGCCCTGATGAACTATGGGAATGTGAGCAGTAACACAGTCTTCTATGTGCTGGAGTATTTGAGGGATGAATTGAAGAAAGGGGCAATAAGGGAAGAGTGGGGATTGATCTTGGCTTTTGGCCCAGGCATCACATTTGAAGGACTGCTAGTTCGGGGCATTAACTGA